A single window of Paenibacillus sp. SYP-B4298 DNA harbors:
- a CDS encoding alpha-ketoacid dehydrogenase subunit beta: protein MAQMNMKEAIRDAMRVELRKDPNVLVFGEDVGKVGGVFRATEGLQAEFGEDRVFDTPLAESAIAGLAVGMGTQGFRPVAEIQFVGFIYEALDQMFIQAARMRYRSGGRYNSPIVFRTPFGGGVKAAELHTDSLEGLAIQTPGIKVIVPSNPYDAKGLLISAIRDNDPVFFMEHLNLYHAFRAEVPEDDYTVPIGKANVVREGSDVTIIAYGMMVHSAVKAADELEKEGIKAEVIDLRTLLPLDIDTIVASIQKTNRAIVVQEAQKTSGAAAEIIAQINEKAILHLEAPVLRVAGPDTVYPFAQIEDAWLPSPARIIANVKKVLEF from the coding sequence ATGGCTCAAATGAATATGAAAGAAGCGATCCGCGACGCGATGCGCGTGGAGCTGAGAAAAGACCCGAATGTGCTCGTATTCGGTGAAGATGTTGGCAAGGTTGGCGGCGTGTTCCGCGCGACAGAAGGGCTGCAGGCTGAGTTTGGCGAGGATCGAGTGTTTGACACGCCGCTGGCGGAGTCGGCGATTGCCGGTCTGGCTGTAGGGATGGGAACCCAAGGCTTTCGCCCGGTTGCAGAGATTCAATTCGTAGGCTTTATCTATGAAGCGCTGGACCAGATGTTCATCCAGGCGGCGCGCATGCGTTACCGCTCTGGCGGACGCTATAATTCCCCGATTGTATTCAGAACGCCATTTGGCGGCGGGGTAAAAGCGGCTGAATTGCATACCGATTCGCTGGAAGGCTTGGCGATTCAGACACCAGGTATTAAAGTTATCGTGCCATCCAATCCATATGATGCGAAGGGGCTGCTGATCTCTGCGATCCGCGACAATGATCCGGTCTTCTTCATGGAGCATCTGAACTTGTATCACGCCTTCCGCGCTGAAGTGCCGGAGGATGACTATACAGTGCCGATCGGCAAGGCAAACGTCGTTCGTGAGGGTAGCGATGTAACGATTATCGCATACGGCATGATGGTTCATTCTGCAGTCAAGGCGGCGGATGAGCTGGAGAAGGAAGGCATTAAGGCTGAGGTTATCGACCTGCGCACGCTGCTTCCGCTGGACATCGATACGATCGTGGCTTCGATTCAGAAGACCAACCGTGCGATCGTCGTACAGGAAGCACAGAAAACGTCTGGCGCGGCCGCTGAGATTATTGCCCAAATTAACGAGAAGGCGATTCTGCACCTGGAGGCGCCGGTGCTTCGTGTGGCTGGACCGGATACGGTATATCCGTTTGCCCAAATCGAAGACGCATGGCTCCCATCTCCGGCTCGCATCATTGCTAACGTGAAGAAAGTGCTTGAGTTTTAA
- a CDS encoding low molecular weight protein-tyrosine-phosphatase — MAEAVLRHMVKQQGLEELVEIDSAGTGDWHIGKPPHEGTRRLLEGYGIGYEGMKARQVRSEDYAEFDYIICMDSQNEQDIRQWLPQGSTRAKTMKFMDLLPQRGIADVPDPYYTGNFEEVYEMVEAGCRKLLALIREPLD; from the coding sequence ATGGCGGAGGCGGTGCTTCGTCATATGGTGAAGCAGCAAGGGCTGGAGGAGCTAGTTGAGATCGACTCTGCGGGCACAGGCGACTGGCATATCGGCAAGCCGCCTCATGAGGGCACCAGAAGGCTGCTGGAGGGTTACGGCATCGGATATGAAGGCATGAAGGCTCGCCAGGTGCGCAGCGAGGATTATGCCGAATTTGATTATATCATTTGCATGGACAGTCAAAATGAGCAGGACATCCGGCAATGGCTTCCGCAGGGCAGTACGCGAGCCAAGACGATGAAGTTCATGGATCTGCTGCCGCAGCGCGGCATTGCCGATGTGCCGGATCCCTATTATACAGGCAATTTTGAAGAGGTGTACGAGATGGTGGAGGCGGGCTGCCGCAAGCTGCTGGCTCTAATTAGAGAGCCGTTGGATTGA
- the lpdA gene encoding dihydrolipoyl dehydrogenase: MVVGDASLDIDTLVIGAGPGGYTAAIRASQLGQSVLIVDKEYVGGVCLNVGCIPSKALISAAHQYEAASHGEALGIKAENVTVDFGKVQEFKNGVVKKLTGGVASLLKGNKVQYFNGEVMFINENEARVFNDQEAPRYRFKNCIIATGSRPIELKAFPFGGRIVSSTGALSLPEVPKSLVVIGGGYIGIELGQMYSKFGAQVTVIEGTSSILPGFDTEMSKLVAKKLKAQGVEIVTGAQAKSAEQTDNEVTVTYTVNGEDKQITADYLLVTVGRRPNTDGELGLDLINLKMTDRGLIEVDDQCRTSIPHIYAIGDIVAGPALAHKASYEAKVAAEAIAGLPSKVDYKCIPLVVFSDPECASVGYSEQEAKDKGHNVKVGRFPFAINGRALSLNATEGFVKIVSDADNGLVLGAQIAGIEASNLIAELGLAIEMGATVEDIALTIHAHPTLGEIAMEAAEVALGHPIHTIVK; the protein is encoded by the coding sequence ATGGTAGTAGGAGACGCTTCATTAGATATTGACACATTGGTAATTGGTGCCGGTCCTGGCGGCTATACGGCTGCAATCCGCGCATCCCAGCTCGGACAATCTGTCCTGATCGTTGATAAGGAATATGTGGGCGGCGTATGCTTGAACGTCGGCTGTATTCCTTCCAAGGCGCTTATCTCTGCAGCGCATCAGTACGAGGCGGCTTCCCATGGGGAAGCTCTCGGCATCAAGGCGGAGAACGTAACGGTTGATTTCGGCAAAGTGCAAGAGTTCAAGAACGGCGTAGTCAAAAAGCTGACCGGCGGTGTTGCTTCCCTGCTGAAAGGCAACAAGGTGCAATATTTCAATGGTGAAGTAATGTTCATCAATGAAAATGAAGCCCGCGTCTTCAACGACCAGGAAGCGCCGCGCTATCGCTTCAAGAACTGCATCATCGCTACAGGCTCCCGTCCGATCGAGCTGAAGGCTTTCCCATTCGGCGGACGCATCGTGTCCTCGACAGGCGCCCTGTCGCTGCCGGAAGTGCCTAAGAGCCTTGTCGTTATTGGCGGCGGCTATATCGGCATCGAGCTTGGACAGATGTACTCCAAGTTTGGCGCTCAAGTGACTGTTATCGAAGGAACAAGCTCGATTCTGCCAGGCTTCGACACGGAGATGTCCAAGCTGGTTGCGAAGAAGCTGAAGGCGCAAGGCGTCGAGATCGTAACAGGCGCTCAAGCCAAGAGCGCAGAGCAGACGGATAACGAGGTTACCGTAACCTATACCGTCAATGGCGAAGACAAACAGATTACAGCAGACTATCTGCTGGTCACTGTTGGCCGCCGTCCGAACACGGATGGAGAGCTGGGGCTGGATCTGATCAACCTGAAGATGACCGACCGCGGCCTGATCGAGGTCGACGACCAATGCCGTACCAGCATCCCGCATATTTATGCGATTGGCGACATCGTAGCCGGCCCTGCACTGGCGCACAAAGCTTCCTATGAGGCGAAGGTTGCTGCCGAAGCGATCGCTGGGCTGCCTAGCAAGGTGGACTACAAATGTATCCCGCTCGTTGTCTTCTCCGATCCAGAGTGCGCAAGCGTGGGCTACAGCGAGCAAGAGGCGAAGGACAAAGGCCATAATGTGAAGGTTGGACGCTTCCCGTTCGCTATCAATGGACGTGCGTTGTCGCTCAATGCAACAGAGGGCTTCGTGAAAATCGTATCCGATGCGGACAATGGTCTTGTGCTAGGCGCGCAAATCGCTGGCATCGAGGCATCTAACCTGATCGCTGAGCTTGGTCTGGCGATCGAGATGGGCGCTACAGTAGAGGACATCGCGCTGACCATCCATGCTCACCCGACGCTTGGCGAGATTGCGATGGAAGCCGCTGAGGTTGCTCTTGGTCATCCGATTCACACGATTGTAAAATAA
- a CDS encoding alpha/beta hydrolase, with protein MTSPQYLKRTIVKETVVSRYLPEGSRELRVYLPPGYNEIISYPVIYCQDGEDFFNFGRIATLANKLILEADMEPIIIVGVDVDKSKRTAEYAPDGDRHASYIRFFVEEMIPYVASRYTVRDEPGQVILAGDSLGATVSLHIALAYPGRFTKLISFSGAYFPVSRELTRQHPESLEWLKLFMTVGLQETAFETTDRGVYDFVALNRDMKAVLESKGSGLTYIERDGLHQWGYWQKQVPEALEWAFNPTAL; from the coding sequence ATGACCTCACCGCAATATTTGAAGCGCACAATTGTAAAGGAAACTGTAGTGTCCCGCTACCTGCCGGAGGGCTCGCGCGAGCTGCGCGTGTACCTGCCTCCGGGTTATAATGAAATTATTAGCTACCCCGTCATCTACTGCCAGGATGGCGAGGATTTTTTCAACTTTGGCCGCATTGCCACACTTGCCAACAAGCTCATCCTTGAAGCGGATATGGAACCCATCATTATCGTGGGCGTTGATGTGGACAAATCGAAACGAACAGCCGAGTATGCACCGGATGGCGACCGCCATGCCAGCTATATTCGCTTCTTCGTTGAAGAGATGATTCCTTATGTAGCCTCTCGATATACCGTCCGCGATGAACCCGGACAGGTTATTTTGGCCGGCGACTCGCTTGGCGCCACGGTTTCGCTCCATATCGCACTCGCTTACCCCGGCCGGTTTACGAAGCTGATTTCCTTCTCCGGCGCTTATTTCCCTGTCTCGCGGGAACTGACACGTCAGCATCCAGAGTCTCTTGAATGGCTGAAGCTGTTCATGACTGTCGGGCTGCAGGAGACCGCATTCGAGACGACAGACCGCGGCGTCTATGATTTTGTGGCGCTGAACCGCGACATGAAGGCCGTCCTAGAGAGCAAGGGTTCGGGCTTGACCTATATAGAGCGCGATGGCCTGCACCAATGGGGCTACTGGCAAAAGCAAGTTCCTGAGGCGCTGGAGTGGGCCTTCAATCCAACGGCTCTCTAA
- a CDS encoding acyl-CoA thioesterase, producing MELDSKPCHASRTVMTQLIFPSDTNHHGTMFGGKVMEYIDKIAAIASMRHARRAVVTASSDSLDFVAPIRLGEVIELVAYVTWTHNSSMEVVVNVHSENPLTGERRLTVTAFLTFVALDDAGKPERVPQAVPQTEEEKRLHSGAPGRYELRKQRRAQRRSPS from the coding sequence ATGGAACTGGACAGCAAGCCATGCCACGCATCGCGAACCGTGATGACACAGTTGATCTTCCCGTCAGATACGAATCATCATGGCACGATGTTCGGCGGCAAGGTGATGGAGTACATCGATAAGATCGCAGCGATTGCCAGTATGCGCCATGCCCGCAGAGCGGTTGTGACCGCATCCAGCGACAGTCTTGACTTTGTGGCGCCCATCCGGCTGGGCGAGGTAATCGAGCTGGTGGCTTACGTGACCTGGACGCACAACAGCTCGATGGAGGTTGTCGTTAATGTCCATTCCGAGAATCCGCTCACGGGCGAGCGGCGGCTGACAGTGACGGCGTTCTTGACCTTTGTCGCGCTGGATGACGCGGGCAAGCCGGAGCGCGTCCCGCAGGCCGTGCCGCAGACGGAGGAGGAGAAGCGTCTGCATAGCGGCGCTCCTGGGCGTTATGAGCTGCGGAAGCAGCGACGTGCGCAGCGGCGCAGTCCCTCCTGA
- the pdhA gene encoding pyruvate dehydrogenase (acetyl-transferring) E1 component subunit alpha produces the protein MTKLPYEVQTEPVTPLSILSPEGEIINPDAMPDLSDEQLKEIMYRMVFTRTWDERAVNLGRQGRLGFYAPVSGQEASMVGSEYALNKEDYVCPGYRDMPQLVWHGLPLYQAFLYSRGHQHGGQIPEDVNVLMPQIIIGAQILHATGLGMAFKKRGEKRVAITYTGDGGSSEGDFYEGLNFAGVFKLPVIYAVQNNGYAITTPFAKQTAAPSIAHKAIAAGIKGVQVDGMDVLAVYKAVSEAAERGRNGEGATLIEILTYRFRPHSMADDTTKYRTKDEEAEWALKDPLVRFGKFLEAKGLWSEEETARVKEEAKATVNEHIKKAEQTEKMTIAGLIDSMFETTPQHLEEQKADFE, from the coding sequence ATGACCAAGCTTCCTTACGAGGTTCAGACAGAGCCGGTTACACCGCTTTCTATTCTGTCTCCTGAAGGGGAAATTATTAATCCAGACGCAATGCCTGATCTCAGCGATGAGCAGTTGAAAGAAATCATGTACCGCATGGTATTTACCCGCACCTGGGACGAGCGTGCCGTAAACCTGGGTCGTCAAGGCCGCCTTGGCTTCTATGCGCCGGTATCCGGTCAGGAAGCGTCGATGGTGGGCAGTGAATATGCTTTGAATAAAGAAGACTATGTTTGTCCGGGCTACCGCGATATGCCTCAGCTCGTATGGCATGGCCTGCCGCTGTACCAGGCATTCCTGTACTCCCGTGGACATCAGCATGGCGGACAGATTCCGGAAGATGTCAATGTGCTGATGCCGCAGATTATTATCGGCGCACAGATTTTGCATGCGACTGGCCTCGGCATGGCGTTCAAGAAGCGCGGCGAGAAGCGTGTCGCTATTACGTACACAGGAGACGGCGGTTCCTCCGAGGGCGATTTCTACGAGGGGCTTAACTTTGCTGGTGTATTCAAGCTTCCTGTCATTTACGCTGTACAAAATAACGGCTATGCAATCACAACGCCTTTCGCCAAGCAGACGGCTGCGCCATCGATCGCGCACAAGGCGATTGCCGCAGGCATTAAGGGCGTGCAGGTAGACGGTATGGACGTACTGGCTGTATACAAAGCAGTGTCTGAAGCAGCCGAGCGTGGACGCAACGGCGAAGGCGCGACACTGATCGAAATTTTGACGTACCGTTTCCGTCCTCACTCCATGGCAGACGATACAACCAAGTATCGTACAAAGGATGAAGAGGCTGAATGGGCTTTGAAGGACCCGCTTGTTCGTTTCGGCAAGTTTTTGGAAGCAAAAGGCCTCTGGTCCGAGGAAGAGACCGCGCGTGTGAAGGAAGAGGCGAAGGCGACTGTCAATGAACACATCAAGAAAGCCGAGCAAACAGAGAAAATGACGATTGCCGGACTGATTGATTCGATGTTCGAGACGACACCGCAGCATTTGGAAGAGCAAAAAGCCGATTTTGAATAA
- a CDS encoding dihydrolipoamide acetyltransferase family protein: protein MAKFEYRFPELGEGLHEGEIIKVHIKPGDTVTDEDIIMEVQNDKAIVEVPCPVNGKVQEVLVKDGQVCHVGEVVAIIDAEGDVPEQAAPAHEEAAPAPAAPKAEEKAAAPAAPAAPAAPVAAEAPAEGGLVLATPSVRKYAREKGVQLSGVTGSGKNNRITREDVDHLAAGGSAAPAAAADNATVAAKEAGAAKPAPVAVQAGDRPEERLPFKGIRKIIAGAMSKSVYTAPHVTLMDEVDVTKLVELRSKSKALAEKKGVKLTYLPFIVKALVAALREFPIMNATLDEANQEIVLRKYYNIGIAADTDNGLIVPVVENADRKSIWMIGSEIKDLATRGRDGKLAPHELKGSTMTITNIGSAGGMFFTPVINFPEVAILGTGRISEKAVVKDGAIVAAPVMALSLSFDHRLIDGATAQNFMNYIKQLLADPELLVMEV from the coding sequence GTGGCCAAATTTGAGTATCGTTTTCCAGAGCTGGGCGAAGGTTTGCACGAAGGCGAAATTATTAAAGTGCACATCAAGCCGGGAGATACTGTAACAGACGAAGATATCATTATGGAAGTGCAGAACGACAAGGCAATCGTCGAAGTTCCTTGCCCGGTAAACGGCAAGGTGCAAGAGGTGCTGGTCAAGGATGGCCAAGTATGCCATGTTGGCGAAGTGGTTGCCATCATCGATGCAGAGGGCGATGTGCCTGAGCAGGCAGCACCTGCACATGAAGAGGCAGCGCCTGCTCCAGCAGCTCCTAAGGCAGAGGAGAAGGCAGCAGCACCTGCGGCTCCGGCCGCTCCAGCCGCTCCGGTAGCAGCAGAAGCTCCGGCAGAGGGCGGATTGGTGCTGGCTACTCCGAGCGTTCGCAAGTATGCTCGCGAGAAAGGCGTTCAGTTGTCTGGCGTAACTGGCTCAGGCAAGAACAATCGCATTACCCGCGAGGATGTTGACCATCTGGCCGCTGGCGGTAGTGCTGCTCCAGCAGCAGCCGCTGACAATGCAACTGTAGCGGCGAAGGAAGCAGGAGCTGCGAAGCCTGCTCCGGTTGCTGTGCAAGCTGGCGATCGTCCGGAAGAACGTCTGCCATTCAAGGGCATCCGCAAGATCATCGCTGGCGCAATGTCCAAGTCGGTCTACACTGCTCCTCACGTAACGCTGATGGACGAGGTAGACGTGACGAAGCTGGTTGAGCTGCGTTCCAAGTCGAAGGCATTGGCGGAGAAGAAGGGCGTTAAGCTCACTTACTTGCCATTCATCGTGAAGGCGTTGGTTGCGGCGCTGCGCGAATTCCCGATCATGAATGCTACGCTGGATGAAGCGAATCAGGAGATCGTACTGCGCAAATACTACAACATTGGGATTGCGGCAGATACGGACAATGGTCTGATCGTTCCAGTTGTCGAGAATGCTGACCGTAAGAGCATCTGGATGATCGGCAGCGAGATCAAGGATCTGGCTACACGCGGACGCGATGGCAAGCTTGCCCCTCATGAGCTTAAGGGCAGCACGATGACCATCACCAATATTGGTTCGGCTGGCGGCATGTTCTTTACACCGGTCATCAACTTCCCTGAGGTCGCGATTCTCGGCACAGGCCGCATCTCGGAGAAGGCCGTTGTGAAGGACGGCGCGATCGTAGCAGCACCTGTAATGGCTCTTTCCTTAAGCTTTGACCATCGTCTGATCGATGGAGCTACGGCTCAAAACTTTATGAACTACATCAAGCAGTTGCTCGCTGACCCTGAGCTGCTTGTAATGGAGGTGTAG